The genomic window CAGCCCGAAGGTGGAGAAGAGCGCCGAGGTGTCCTTGGTGGATGCCACGAGCAGCCACCACAGCGGCAGCACGAAGTACAGCACGCACAGCCACAGCAGCACGGTCAGCAGCCAGCTGCGCCGCTTCGCGGGCACGTAGCGGCGCAGGCGCCGCGGGGTGCGCGCGGGCCGGCCGGTGACGACGGCGCGGGTTTCGAGGGAGGTCATCACAGTCCCTTCCGCTCACGCTGCTCGCGGCGCTGCTCACCCAGTTGCACGACGTACGACACCACGGCGATCACGAGCCCCAGCAGGAACGCGATGGCAGCGGCGTAGTTGAGCTCCCGGTTGATGAACGCGAGGTTGTAGGCGTAGTAGTTCGGCGTGAACGAGTTCGTGATGGCATCCGGCGCGATCGCGTTGAGCAGGCTCGGCTCGTTGAACAGCTGGAACGAGCCGATCACGGAGAAGATCACCGTCAGCAGGATCGCGGGGCGGATCGAGGGGATCTTGATGCTCCAGGCGATGCGGAACTGCCCGGCGCCCTCGATCTCGGCGGCTTCGTACAGCTCCGCGGGAATGGCCCGGAGGGCGGCGTACATGATGATCATGTTGTAGCCGATGAACTCCCACGTGACGATGTTCATCATCGAGCCGAGGATGTTCCCCGGCGAGAGGAAGTCCGGGGTCCCCCAGCCGACCCCCCGCGCCACCTGGGCGAGGGGGCCGAAGTCGGGCCCGTACAGGTACCCCCACATCAGGGTGGCGATCACGGCGGGGACGGCGTAGGGCATGAAGATCAGCAGGCGGATGCTGCGGGATCCCCGCGCCCGCCCGGTGTCGAGAGCCAGGGCGAAGAACAGCGCGAGGCCGAGCATGATCGGCACCTGGATCACCAGGAACAGCGCGACGCGGCCGAGACCGCCCCAGAAGCTGGGGTCGGCGAACGCCCGCGCGTAGTTGGCGAGCCCCGCGAACTGCTCGCCGCCGATCAGCCTGCTCTCGAAGAGGCTGAGATACCCGGCGTAGACCAGCGGGACGACGAGCATCGTGAGGAAGATGACGAAGAACGGAAGGATGAACAGGTACGCGGCGCGATGCTGGCGGCGCGTCGTGAGACTGTGTCGCCGGCGCTGAGGGGCGACGCGGGAGGGACGGGCGACGCGGTCCGCGGCGACGGCGTCAGTCGTGGTGCTGGTGGACGGGGAGTGCGACATTGCTGCTCCTTGCTCTGCGTACCGGCGGGTGCCCGGCCGACGAGGACCGGGCACCCGTCCGGACGTCACTCGACGGTGAAGCCCTGGCTCTCGGCGTAGGAGACGAGCTGGTCCTGCCAGGCATCCAGCGCGTCGGAGATGTCGCCCTTGTCGGCGATCACCGTGCCCATGGTCTCCTCGTAACTGGAGTAGACGTAGTCCATGAACGGCAGCCACTCGAAGTCGGTGTCCACGGTCTCGGAGATCTCGGCGAACAGGGCGTTGACCTCCTGGCCCCCGTAGAACTCCGACTTCTGGTCGACGAAGGCGGGGTCCTCCAGCACGGACACCTGCGGCGGGAACAGGAACTGCTCCGTCGCCAGGCTCATCGCGGACGCCTCGTCGTGGTTGATGAACTGCGCGAGCATGTACGCCGCGATGGGGTTCTCGCTCGTGGCGAGGACCGCATCGGAGGAGCCGCCCCAGTTGCCCGAGACGTTCTCGCCCTCGCTCCACTGCGGAAGCGGCGCCGCCCGCCAGAGCCCTGAGGTGCCTTCGGCGGTGCCCTGCAGGAACACCGGCCCCCAGGCGGCCGTCAGCCATCCGGCGTACTTGCCGTTGGCAAGCGCCTGGTACCACTCGTCGTTGAAGTCGACGTCGGTCGAGATGAGGTCGGCCTGGATCAGCTCGGTCCAGTAGTCCGCGACCTGCTTCGCCTCATCGCTGTTGACGTCGATGGTGACGGTCTCGGCGCCGTCGTATCCGAACGGCTTGACGCCTGCCTGCCAGAAGAAGCCGATCATCTGGCCCGCCTGCGTCGCCCCGACGTTGGAGATGTACGAGCCGGTGGCATCCTTCACCGCCTGCGCGGCCGTGGCGTACTCCTCCCACGTGGCCGGGGGCTCGGTGATGCCCGCCGCGGCGAGGATGTCCTCGCGGTAGAGGTTCCCCATCGGCCCGACATCCTGCGGGATCCCCCACACCTCGTCACCGGGCGACACCTGGTTCCACGCCCACTCGACGTAGTCTCCGGAGATGTCGTCCGCGCCGTACGGCGCGAGGTCCAGCAGCGACTCGCTGAGCACGAACGAGGGGATGTACTGGTACTCCACCTGCGCGACGTCGGGCGCCCCCTCCCCCGCCTCGAGGGCGCTGCGCAGCTTCTGGTAGTGAGCCAAGCCCTGCCCGACGTTCTCGACCGTGACGTCGATCTCGGGGTACGCCTCCTCGAACATGGCCACCTCGAGCTCGATGTCGGGCACCCAGGTCCAGAAGGTCAGCTGGGTCGGCGTCTGCATCGCCTCGTCGATCTGCTCCTGCGTGATCTCGTCCTGCGTGCCGCCACCGCCGCCGTCGGACCCGCCGGTGCAGCCGGTGAGCACCAGCCCCAGCACGACGGTCCCGCCGACCAGCGACGCTGCTGTACTGCGCGACTTCCTCATGGTTCCTCCTGTGGTTGATCGGATCGCTCGATCCCTTGGCGCTCACCGCATCAGGAATGCCCTCGTCGACCAGGCGGGCAGTGAGACATCGGTGCCGTCGGCGAGGATCTCGCCGCTGACGGCGTCGGAGACGGATGCCGCCAGCGTCACCGTCTGCGGCTCCCACCCCCAGTTGAAGACGAACCAGGCGCGGCCGCCGTCCGGCAGCGCGCCCGACGAGACCGTGACCGGCAGCGCGCGATCGGGCGCCAGCTCGTCGGCGATCGGCGCGGGGACCGCCCAGCGCACGAGGTCCGCTGCCAGCGCGGGCGAGGGCACCGTGCCCACCACCGTGATGCGGCCGCCGCCGTGCGGGTGCGTTGTGACGGCGGCGAAATCGCCGAACCGGCGGTGGTCGTACTCCGCCAGCGGCTCGGCGCCGCTGGGGATCAGCCCATCGACCCAGAGCCGCGCCGTCGCGTCGGCGCCCGGGAACACCCCGGTGCCGCGCACGGGCACCTCAGCGGACAGGTTGGAGAACTCCTCGTAGCTCACCCCGGCCGCCTCGGCCAGCCGCGCGGGGGCGACCTCCGTGCGGGCGCGGGCCTCCTCGTCGCCATAGCCGGTGCGGATGCCGATGACGAGGTGTCCGCCTGAGTGGGCGTAGTCGCGCAGCAGGTCGAGGTCGGCGTCGGATGCCGCGTAGAAGCCCGGCGCGATCAGCACCGGGAAACGGGCCGCCAGCGCCTGCGCCCCCAGGCTCAGTGCCTGGTCGGCGTGCAGCACGCGCGCCTGCGCACCGCCGTCGATCACGCCGCGGTGGAAGGCGTCGAAGATGCGCTGGTAGGACTGACGGTCGGGTCCGCCGTCGGCATCCGCCAGCGGGGGGAAGAACTCCAGGGCGTAGCGACTGTCGTTGGACCAGATCATCGCGACGTCGGCGTCGGGCTCGAACCCGTCGAGGGCGTTTCCGATGGCGGCGAGGGTCGCGCCGAGCCCGGCGATCTCGCGGTAGACCCGGCCGGGCCGCAGGCTGTGCGGCAGCACGCCGCCCCAGTAGGTCTCGGTGCCGTACGGCAGCGTGTGCCAGTGCCAGTACTCGATCATCGCGGCGCCGCGCGAGATGAGCGCGAGGGCGGCCTGCGCGAGCTGCCCCGGGTACGGCGGCAGGTTGAGTTCCGACCCGCCGATCGATTGCGCGTCGGTCTCGGTCACGAGGAACCGCGCCTGCTTCGAGGAGTAGATGCGGTCCGCCTGGCGGAAGAGCGCCGCGACACCGGTCGTCGTCCAGGGCGTCACCGGCTCGCAGTCGAGGGTCGCGTCGAGGTGGTCCTGCATCGCGTAGTACGGGTTGCCCGCGGTGACGTCCAGCGCCCGCACCACGGCCTCGTCGTCCACCGCGGGGCGCG from Microbacterium sp. zg-Y625 includes these protein-coding regions:
- a CDS encoding carbohydrate ABC transporter permease, with the translated sequence MSHSPSTSTTTDAVAADRVARPSRVAPQRRRHSLTTRRQHRAAYLFILPFFVIFLTMLVVPLVYAGYLSLFESRLIGGEQFAGLANYARAFADPSFWGGLGRVALFLVIQVPIMLGLALFFALALDTGRARGSRSIRLLIFMPYAVPAVIATLMWGYLYGPDFGPLAQVARGVGWGTPDFLSPGNILGSMMNIVTWEFIGYNMIIMYAALRAIPAELYEAAEIEGAGQFRIAWSIKIPSIRPAILLTVIFSVIGSFQLFNEPSLLNAIAPDAITNSFTPNYYAYNLAFINRELNYAAAIAFLLGLVIAVVSYVVQLGEQRREQRERKGL
- a CDS encoding beta-galactosidase, with the translated sequence MTTPLPHAPRGILFGAAYYAEYHRDDRTTTDLDLMKDAGFTVIRVGESVWSTWEPRDGEFDLEWLLPVLDGAHERGISVILGTPTYAVPPWLQQAHPEIAAETRTGHPVPWGSRQEVDYSHPAFRFHAERVIRAVIARYADHPAVIGYQVDNEPGLLLFHNHGVFQGFIRHLKATYGDVETLNREWGLTYWSHRLADWSELWAPDGNSLPQYDLAWRRYQSQLTTDFIAWQADIVREYAREGQFVTTCLAYARPAVDDEAVVRALDVTAGNPYYAMQDHLDATLDCEPVTPWTTTGVAALFRQADRIYSSKQARFLVTETDAQSIGGSELNLPPYPGQLAQAALALISRGAAMIEYWHWHTLPYGTETYWGGVLPHSLRPGRVYREIAGLGATLAAIGNALDGFEPDADVAMIWSNDSRYALEFFPPLADADGGPDRQSYQRIFDAFHRGVIDGGAQARVLHADQALSLGAQALAARFPVLIAPGFYAASDADLDLLRDYAHSGGHLVIGIRTGYGDEEARARTEVAPARLAEAAGVSYEEFSNLSAEVPVRGTGVFPGADATARLWVDGLIPSGAEPLAEYDHRRFGDFAAVTTHPHGGGRITVVGTVPSPALAADLVRWAVPAPIADELAPDRALPVTVSSGALPDGGRAWFVFNWGWEPQTVTLAASVSDAVSGEILADGTDVSLPAWSTRAFLMR
- a CDS encoding ABC transporter substrate-binding protein, translated to MRKSRSTAASLVGGTVVLGLVLTGCTGGSDGGGGGTQDEITQEQIDEAMQTPTQLTFWTWVPDIELEVAMFEEAYPEIDVTVENVGQGLAHYQKLRSALEAGEGAPDVAQVEYQYIPSFVLSESLLDLAPYGADDISGDYVEWAWNQVSPGDEVWGIPQDVGPMGNLYREDILAAAGITEPPATWEEYATAAQAVKDATGSYISNVGATQAGQMIGFFWQAGVKPFGYDGAETVTIDVNSDEAKQVADYWTELIQADLISTDVDFNDEWYQALANGKYAGWLTAAWGPVFLQGTAEGTSGLWRAAPLPQWSEGENVSGNWGGSSDAVLATSENPIAAYMLAQFINHDEASAMSLATEQFLFPPQVSVLEDPAFVDQKSEFYGGQEVNALFAEISETVDTDFEWLPFMDYVYSSYEETMGTVIADKGDISDALDAWQDQLVSYAESQGFTVE